One Rissa tridactyla isolate bRisTri1 chromosome 1, bRisTri1.patW.cur.20221130, whole genome shotgun sequence DNA segment encodes these proteins:
- the LOC128907467 gene encoding histone H2A-beta, sperm-like, whose product MFGAEEVCMGPEQERELPATCSGGPSGGSEAKARKSRSSRSSRAGLLFPVSRVDRQLRRGLFAERFGARAPVYLAAVLQCVTHEVMDVAGMICKKSKQKRISPSHLQTALQKCAGLKQLPRGAAVPRRRRRAAPQSPRVASPSKKNTTKSKKRCPRQRAAPARATAAVN is encoded by the coding sequence ATGTTCGGGGCAGAGGAGGTCTGCATGGGgcctgagcaggagagggagctCCCAGCGACATGTTCTGGGGGCCCCTCCGGAGGCAGCGAAGCAAAGGCCAGAAAGAGCCGCTCCTCCCGCTCCTCCCGGGCCGGGCTGCTCTTCCCCGTGAGCCGCGTCGACAGGCAGCTGCGCAGAGGCCTCTTTGCTGAGCGCTTTGGAGCCAGGGCCCCCGTCTACCTGGCTGCGGTGCTGCAGTGCGTGACGCACGAGGTCATGGACGTGGCTGGCATGATTTGCAAGAAGAGCAAGCAGAAGCGCATCTCTCCATCGCACTTGCAGACGGCGCTGCAGAAGTGCGCTGGGCTCAAGCAGCTCCCGCGAGGAGCTGCAGTGCCCAGGCGCCGCCGCAGGGCTGCCCCCCAAAGCCCGCGCGTGGCCTCGCCCTCCAAGAAGAACACGACCAAGAGTAAGAAGAGATGCCCCAGGCAAAGGGCTGCACCGGCCCGTGCCACTGCTGCTGTCAACTGA
- the LOC128904179 gene encoding C-type lectin domain family 1 member A-like isoform X2, whose product MTEFLPGPPASSHPQWPVVLILFALCLALLVTLVTITVLFLQIPKVYRTQLRDLNMTKNELQANFSNMLQAIGNQLCLEGEKKLKNNGQNCVLCPANWKWEGDNMCYYYSEEMKSLEQSQQFCSSQNSTLLLIKEAAKLELVKKKRRNAYWLGLTFRHDQGDWYWADNTALTEEQKTWIKDANSFRPCAYFYKGVIYGASTCENQYYCICEKPAIRLQRDNNHWQEDWFVRSK is encoded by the exons ATGACTGAATTCCTCCCAGGGCCTCCCGCTTCATCTCACCCTCAGTGGCCAGTAGTCCTGATATTGTTTGCGCTGTGCCTGGCATTGCTGGTGACGCTGGTGACCATCACAGTTTTAT TTTTACAGATTCCCAAGGTCTACAGGACACAACTTCGAGACCTCAACATGACAAAGAATGAGCTGCAAGCGAATTTCTCAAATATGCTGCAAGCAATAGGAAATCAGCTGTgcttggaaggggaaaaaaaacttaaaaataatg GCCAGAACTGTGTACTCTGCCCTGCAAACTGGAAGTGGGAAGGTGATAATATGTGTTACTACTACTCCGAGGAAATGAAGTCATTGGAACAGAGTCAGCAGTTTTGTTCCTCACAAAACTCCACTCTTCTTCTGATAAAAGAGGCAGCAAAGCTG gaattggtaaaaaaaaaacgtAGAAATGCATACTGGCTTGGATTAACATTTAGACATGACCAGGGAGACTGGTATTGGGCAGACAACACAGCTCTTACAGAAGAACAAAAGACTTG gatAAAGGATGCAAACTCCTTCAGACCCTGTGCATACTTTTATAAAGGTGTCATATATGGCGCATCAACATGTGAAAACCAGTATTACTGTATCTGTGAAAAGCCCGCCATCCGATTACAGCGAGATAACAACCATTGGCAGGAGGACTGGTTTGTCAGATCAAAATGA
- the LOC128904179 gene encoding C-type lectin domain family 12 member A-like isoform X1: MTEEITYANLKFENSYEMDNITESEDTKEKGPPASSHPQWPVVLILFALCLALLVTLVTITVLFLQIPKVYRTQLRDLNMTKNELQANFSNMLQAIGNQLCLEGEKKLKNNGQNCVLCPANWKWEGDNMCYYYSEEMKSLEQSQQFCSSQNSTLLLIKEAAKLELVKKKRRNAYWLGLTFRHDQGDWYWADNTALTEEQKTWIKDANSFRPCAYFYKGVIYGASTCENQYYCICEKPAIRLQRDNNHWQEDWFVRSK; the protein is encoded by the exons ATGACAGAAGAAATAACATATGCTAATCTGAAATTTGAAAACAGCTATGAAATGGATAATATCACAGAGTCTGAAGATACTAAGGAAAAAG GGCCTCCCGCTTCATCTCACCCTCAGTGGCCAGTAGTCCTGATATTGTTTGCGCTGTGCCTGGCATTGCTGGTGACGCTGGTGACCATCACAGTTTTAT TTTTACAGATTCCCAAGGTCTACAGGACACAACTTCGAGACCTCAACATGACAAAGAATGAGCTGCAAGCGAATTTCTCAAATATGCTGCAAGCAATAGGAAATCAGCTGTgcttggaaggggaaaaaaaacttaaaaataatg GCCAGAACTGTGTACTCTGCCCTGCAAACTGGAAGTGGGAAGGTGATAATATGTGTTACTACTACTCCGAGGAAATGAAGTCATTGGAACAGAGTCAGCAGTTTTGTTCCTCACAAAACTCCACTCTTCTTCTGATAAAAGAGGCAGCAAAGCTG gaattggtaaaaaaaaaacgtAGAAATGCATACTGGCTTGGATTAACATTTAGACATGACCAGGGAGACTGGTATTGGGCAGACAACACAGCTCTTACAGAAGAACAAAAGACTTG gatAAAGGATGCAAACTCCTTCAGACCCTGTGCATACTTTTATAAAGGTGTCATATATGGCGCATCAACATGTGAAAACCAGTATTACTGTATCTGTGAAAAGCCCGCCATCCGATTACAGCGAGATAACAACCATTGGCAGGAGGACTGGTTTGTCAGATCAAAATGA